One window from the genome of Nicotiana tomentosiformis chromosome 5, ASM39032v3, whole genome shotgun sequence encodes:
- the LOC104090831 gene encoding nifU-like protein 3, chloroplastic, whose product MFAISTQTQGLKPMVSSSERFSPASTSFPKGRPFSSKQSSFQRGQFHVRRFLGLNQTGKRRNNAGIVVSPSCVLPLTEENVEKVLDEVRPGLMADGGNVVLHEIDGLVVILKLQGACGSCPSSTMTLKMGIETRLRDKIPEIMEVEQIQDSETGLELNEENIEKLLGEIRPYLVGAGGGELELVQINDYIVKVRLSGPAASVMTVRVALTQKLRDAIPAIAAVQLIE is encoded by the exons ATGTTTgcaatttcaacccaaacgcaaGGTCTCAAACCGATGGTGTCATCATCAGAACGATTCTCTCCTGCCTCGACTTCCTTTCCAAAG GGCCGTCCATTCTCGTCAAAGCAAAGTTCTTTTCAAAGAGGTCAATTTCATGTTAGACGATTCCTTGGGCTTAATCAAACTGGTAAAAGAAGAAATAATGCAG GTATTGTAGTGTCACCAAGTTGTGTCCTTCCACTAACCGAAGAAAATGTTGAGAAGGTTCTAGATGAAGTCAGGCCAGGCCTAATGGCAGATGGAGGGAATGTTGTACTACATGAGATCGATGGCCTAGTTGTAATTCTTAAGCTTCAGGGAGCATGTGGATCTTGTCCAAGTTCAACAATGACACTTAAAATGGGAATTGAAACTCGCCTTCGGGATAAAATCCCTGAAATAATGGAAGTAGAGCAGATTCAGGACTCCGAGACTGGCCTTGAGTTAAATGAGGAAAATATTGAGAAG CTTCTTGGAGAGATTAGACCATATCTGGTAGGAGCAGGAGGTGGAGAACTTGAGCTTGTTCAGATTAATGACTACATTGTTAAGGTTCGACTGAGTGGACCGGCAGCTTCCGTGATGACAGTTCGTGTAGCTCTTACTCAAAAATTAAGAGATGCAATACCAGCTATTGCTGCAGTTCAATTGATAGAATGA